The genomic window TACAGAAAAACTACAGAATGCTTTCGGGTTTATATGGACTTTTAAAACCTTCTGACAGAGTAATGCTTTACAGACTGGAAATGGGAAGACCTTTTGAGTTTGATCAGTACAATAACCTTTATGAATTCTGGAGAGAAAAGGTGACAGAACAACTGAATACTGAAATGAAAAAGAACGAAGTTCTGCTACACCTATGCAGTAACGAGTATGGAAAAGTAATCGACAGGAAGAAACTGAACCATAAGGTCATCGATTTTGATTTTTATGAATTAAAAGACGGAAAACTAAAAACCATCGTAGTCTATACAAAACACGCAAGAGGTTTGGTGGTAAGATTCTGCGCCGAAACCAATGCTAAAACCTTGAATGATGTAAAAGCATTTAACTACGAAGGCTACAGAATTGATGAGGAAAAATCGACGGACACAAATCTGGTTTTCACAAGATAAATGACAATTTTAGAATTTAAAAGGTATTTTAAAACCCAGCTTTCCGAACTTTATACAGAGTCTGAAAGTGCTTTTCTATATTCTATTTTTGTAGAGAAAGTGGTAGGTTTTGACAGTTTTCATCAAAGAAGATTTTCTCATCAGGAATTACTGATTCAGGATGAACAGGATCTTTTACAGGTTATTTCAGAATTAAAAACCAGGAAACCTTATCAGCATATTTTAGGGGAAACCGAATTCTATGGAATGAAGTTTTTCGTGAATGAACATGTATTGATTCCAAGACCTGAAACTGAGGAATTACTGGAGCTTGCCATACACAAGATTCAAAATTCTGAATTGCCTATTCAAAGTTTAAAGATTCTGGACATTGGAACCGGAAGCGGAATCATTCCTTTGGTACTGAAAAAGCATTTTCCGGAAGCGGAAGTTACTTCTATTGATTTCTCAGAAAAAGCGCTGGAAACGGCTAAAAAGAATGCCGATTTTCATCAATTAGACATTAACTTCATTCATGCTGATTATCTGAATTTTGATTTGCAGCAGGATGTTGATATCATAATTTCAAATCCGCCTTATATAGGAATTGAAGAAGAATACGAAATTGCTGATTCCGTAAAAGAATTTGAACCTACAATGGCTCTGTTCTCTCCTACTGCTGATGCTTTGATCTTTTATCGGAAAATTGCAGAGGATGCGGAAAAATATCTTAATGAAAACGGATTGCTATTTTTGGAAATTAATCAGAAATTAGGTCCTGAAACATTGGATCTTTATACTAAGAGTTTTTCTGAAGCTCAATTAATAAAAGATCTATCTGAAAATGATCGTTTTATCTTTGGAAAAAAGTAAAGCATGAAAATCAAAACCCATCAGATCAACAACACAAAAATTGCAGAAGTCATTTCTGAAGAAATTATCATCAGTTCGGCTCAGGACGGATTAGATTTTTTAGGAAATATCTACTACCAGGATTTTGATAAAGTCGTGCTGTATGAAAAAAATATCAGCCCGGAATTCTTTGATTTAAAAACAAGGATTGCAGGCGACATTCTTCAGAAGTTTTCGAATTACCGGGTAAGATTAGCCATTATAGGTGATTTCAGTACATATGAAAGTAAAAGCTTTAAGGATTTTGTTTTCGAAAGTAATAAAACAGGACACATTCATTTTGTAGAAGACCTGGAAGAAGCCTTAGAAAAACTTTCCAATTAAAGTAAAAAGTAAAAAGTCAGCAATTCTGCTGACTTTTCTTATATCTTACTATATTTAAATTCTATCTGATTTTCTTATTGATAAAGATCTCATAACTTAAATAAATTAAAGGAAGCGCCATAATTCCGAGATATAATGAATTGGCTATTGCTGCCTGCGGTTGATTAGCAACGGCATAAAGCAGTCCGAAAAAAGCCCCTCCTAAATGCGCTGCATGTCCAATATTATCGTGTTGATTGGGGTTCAGCATCATATAAACAGAATAACTAAAATAAATAAGACCAAATATATATCCAGGAATACCTATCGGAATAAAAAACATATAAATTTCCAGATGGGGAATCATTGCGATCGATGCAAACAAAATCCCTGAAACTCCTCCACTCGCACCGATTGCGGAGTACCATGGCTGTCTTTGATACACAAATAATGAAAATATATTTCCTAATAAAATAGACCCGAAATAAATAATTATAAAGCCTAAATTTCCAAATCCCTGGATAACAACAGGGCCAAAGAAATATAGCGTCAACATATTAAACACCAGATGCATAAGATCTGCGTGTAAAAATCCTGAGGATAATAAACGAATATATTCTTTTCGGTTCATAATAGAACCGACACTGAATTTATATTTTTCAAAATTACTGCTTCCATTAGGTGCTACAAAGCTTATAATGGCCGTAATTGCTATAATTATTATTAAAATATTCACTTTTTCAACATTTTAATTTTCAGTATTCTCATCACTTTGGAACAAATCTCCAATGGTACCGCCGTCATCATCTCCTTCAAAACGTTCCGGCTCTTCATAGACTTCAGGTTCTTCTTCTTCCGGCTCCGGAATCGTAATATTAATCGATTTTACCTTGAATTTTGTAAACTGGTTTCCGATGGCTTTAATTCCTTTTACGGCAATAAATTCATCGATATTGATCGTTTCAGGATCGCGTTCCTTACCTTTATCTTTCGCAAAAATAATTTCGGCAGTCGCATTATTCGCTACAATAATACTTTCTATAAAAGACTTTGAATGCTCTGAAGGCATGAAAGTCTGAGGGTTTGTATTATTTTCCAGCAAGAATCTCTTAATAAAATAAATCTCTTTCTCCCCGTCATAATAAATACACGTAACAGGTTGTTGCGGCTTCCATTTTTCAAGTACCAAATATTCATCATCAAAACGGTTTCCAAGGTCAAAGCTCACTAATTTTGCCTCTCCGTTGGTGTTGATCGTTAAGATCTTATCATCTCCTTTGAAGCTTCCTAATAAAGTACCTCTTACATCCGCATTCAGCCTTCTTACCGTCTCATCAAACCAGATTCTTCTTGGAGCTAAAGTAGAAACGCCTTCTTCCTTCAAATCCACTTTTTTCACCGAATATTTGGTGACCAGATTTCCTTTGGAGTCTCTTCCTTTGATTGCCAATTCAGAGAAATCGATGTCCATTTTGTTCTTTCTGATTCTCGGATTGGGCTTTAAAAGCACCGTTACCGTCTCCGCTTCACCATTTGGATTGGCTGAAAAATAAAGGGTCTCCGAGCCTTTTTTATCAGAAGCTAACGGATAATCTGTATTTCTCGTTACTCCGGTCACAGAGAAACGCTTCATATAATACGGTCCTTCTCTTCCTTCACGATAAATCATGTTATAAACCGTTCTTTTATCGTTTTTCTTCCAGACTGCCACATGGAGGATGTCTTTTCCGATGAATGTTTTTGCTTCCACTTTTACCACCTTCATACTTCCGTCTTTTCGGAAAGTGATGATATCGTCGATATCTGAACAGTCGAACAGATACTGGTCTTTTTTCAGGGAAGTTCCAATGAAGCCTTCTTCGAAGTTGGCATAGAATTTCTCGTTGGCCACCGCCACTTTTGTAGCATCAATCGTATCAAAGATTCTAAGCTCTGTTTTTCTCTGTCTGTCTTTCCCGTATTTCTTCTGAATATTTAAATAATAATCAATGGCATACTGCGTAAGATTTTCCAGATGATATTTTACCTGCTCGATTTTACCTTCAAGAGCAGCAATATTTTCTTTAAATTTATCTAAATCGAACCTCGAAATTCTCTTGATTCGGATTTCCGTTAATTTTAAAATATCCTCTTCTGTTACAGCTCTTAAAAGATGCTTTGTATGGGGTTTTAATCCTTCATCAATGGTTTTCAACACTTCTTCCCAGCTTTTAACCTCTTCAATATCATGGTAGATCCTGTTTTCAATAAAGATTCTTTCCAATGAAGAGAAGTGCCAACTTTCCTGCAACTCATGAAGCTCAATTTCAAGCTCTTTGTTCAGTAATTCTTTGGTATGTTCCGTATTTCTTCTTAAAATTTCAGAAACAGTCAGGAACATTGGCTTGTCCCCGACAATTACACAGGCATTCGGAGAAATCGTAACCTGACAGTCTGTAAATGCATACAATGCATCGATCGTTTTATCAGGAGACATATCATTATGAAGATGGATCAGAATTTCTACTTTATCTGAAGTATTATCTTCAATTTTTTTAATCTTGATTTTCCCTTTTTCGTTGGCTTTTAACACAGAATCGATAAGATCGCTCGTCGTTTTTGAGAACGGAAGCTCGGTAATCATCAAAGTGTGCTTATCCACCTGGTTGATTCTCGCTCTGGCTCTTACTTTTCCACCTCTGTGACCATCATTATATTCAGAAACATCCAGGAAACCTGCCGTAAGGAAATCAGGATAGAGCTCAAACTTTTTTCCTTTTAAATGGGCAACAGATGCATTAATTAATTCATTAAAGTTATGAGGCAGAATTTTTGTAGAAAGCCCTACCCCGATCCCTTCAACTCCCTGTGCCAAAAGCAAAGGGAATTTCACAGGCAAATCTATCGGTTCGTTATTTCTTCCGTCGTAAGATTTCGTCCATTCCGTTGTTTTAGGATTAAAAACGACTTCCAAGGCAAAAGGCGTTAATCTGGCTTCAATATATCTCGCCGCCGCCGCAGAATCACCTGTATAGATATTTCCCCAGTTCCCCTGAGTATCGATCAAAAGCTCCCTCTGCCCAATTCCTACCATGGCATCCGTAATGGAGGCATCACCATGAGGGTGATATTTCATGGTGTTTCCTACGATGTTGGCTACTTTATTGTATCGTCCGTCTTCCAGCTCGCGCATGGAATGCATAATTCTTCTCTGTACAGGTTTAAAACCATCAAAAACTGAAGGAATTGCCCTGTCTAAAATTACATAAGAAGCATAATCAAGAAACCAATCTTTATAAAGCCCGGAGACTTTTTTCAGGCTCTCACCTTCATGCGAGTTTTCTTCTGTCATCATTTAGTTAACTCTTTTTTCTCGTTATTAGTTTTTACTACTTTATTTAAAGAGAATTTTAAATCTTTTATTTCTTTTTTAGACAGGTATGATATTTCATATTTCAGCATGGTAGAACCTGTATTCTTGCTGGATACTTTTACATACAGCCTCTTAATCAGAAACATATCTATAATTTCGTAGCTGATCAGTTTATATTTTGGAAATTCATCGCTTAATGGTTTGTTGATGAAAGGAACAATATTCCTGTTTTTAAAATTCAATGCTTCTCCATCGCTGTCGTACTCAAAAATCTGTCTCCCGACAAGGTAAAATACCCCCAACATGACAGCCGGAATCACTATAAAAAGAGCACTGAAATCTCCCAAAATATTAAGCCTTTCTTCTAACAAGAAAGCAATTATCCCTCCTGCCAGAATCAACAACAGCATCATATTAATGAAATTATACATTGAAATTTTACTGCGGTTACTTATTCTCATATCAACTCTCCTATTTACTAACTATTCTAATTGTAATTCAAAATTTCTTTATTTTGAATATCCTGATCTTCCACTACCAGATTTTCCAGAATAAAAGTCTGTCTGTCCGGAGTATTTTTACCCATATAAAACTCTAAAAGCTGGTCTATCGTCTGGTCTTTTCCTACTACAACGGGTTCTAACCTGATATCATTGCCTATAAAATGTTTAAACTCATCAGGAGATATCTCTCCCAACCCTTTAAATCGGGTAATTTCAGGATTCTTACCCAGTTCGTTCAGGGCTTTCACTCTTTCCAGCTCGCTATAACAATATCGGGTTTCTTTTTTATTCCTTA from Chryseobacterium camelliae includes these protein-coding regions:
- the yaaA gene encoding peroxide stress protein YaaA, with translation MKIITSPAKLMNVENSTDLLRATTPKFIEEAAFIHSYLKQKSPKYLSELMEISPKLADENWERNQKWKAKPTAKESAPAMYAFTGEVYRGLDAKTLDKNAVDYLQKNYRMLSGLYGLLKPSDRVMLYRLEMGRPFEFDQYNNLYEFWREKVTEQLNTEMKKNEVLLHLCSNEYGKVIDRKKLNHKVIDFDFYELKDGKLKTIVVYTKHARGLVVRFCAETNAKTLNDVKAFNYEGYRIDEEKSTDTNLVFTR
- the prmC gene encoding peptide chain release factor N(5)-glutamine methyltransferase, whose protein sequence is MTILEFKRYFKTQLSELYTESESAFLYSIFVEKVVGFDSFHQRRFSHQELLIQDEQDLLQVISELKTRKPYQHILGETEFYGMKFFVNEHVLIPRPETEELLELAIHKIQNSELPIQSLKILDIGTGSGIIPLVLKKHFPEAEVTSIDFSEKALETAKKNADFHQLDINFIHADYLNFDLQQDVDIIISNPPYIGIEEEYEIADSVKEFEPTMALFSPTADALIFYRKIAEDAEKYLNENGLLFLEINQKLGPETLDLYTKSFSEAQLIKDLSENDRFIFGKK
- a CDS encoding DUF4180 domain-containing protein, which codes for MKIKTHQINNTKIAEVISEEIIISSAQDGLDFLGNIYYQDFDKVVLYEKNISPEFFDLKTRIAGDILQKFSNYRVRLAIIGDFSTYESKSFKDFVFESNKTGHIHFVEDLEEALEKLSN
- a CDS encoding rhomboid family intramembrane serine protease; its protein translation is MNILIIIIAITAIISFVAPNGSSNFEKYKFSVGSIMNRKEYIRLLSSGFLHADLMHLVFNMLTLYFFGPVVIQGFGNLGFIIIYFGSILLGNIFSLFVYQRQPWYSAIGASGGVSGILFASIAMIPHLEIYMFFIPIGIPGYIFGLIYFSYSVYMMLNPNQHDNIGHAAHLGGAFFGLLYAVANQPQAAIANSLYLGIMALPLIYLSYEIFINKKIR
- a CDS encoding DNA gyrase/topoisomerase IV subunit A, encoding MMTEENSHEGESLKKVSGLYKDWFLDYASYVILDRAIPSVFDGFKPVQRRIMHSMRELEDGRYNKVANIVGNTMKYHPHGDASITDAMVGIGQRELLIDTQGNWGNIYTGDSAAAARYIEARLTPFALEVVFNPKTTEWTKSYDGRNNEPIDLPVKFPLLLAQGVEGIGVGLSTKILPHNFNELINASVAHLKGKKFELYPDFLTAGFLDVSEYNDGHRGGKVRARARINQVDKHTLMITELPFSKTTSDLIDSVLKANEKGKIKIKKIEDNTSDKVEILIHLHNDMSPDKTIDALYAFTDCQVTISPNACVIVGDKPMFLTVSEILRRNTEHTKELLNKELEIELHELQESWHFSSLERIFIENRIYHDIEEVKSWEEVLKTIDEGLKPHTKHLLRAVTEEDILKLTEIRIKRISRFDLDKFKENIAALEGKIEQVKYHLENLTQYAIDYYLNIQKKYGKDRQRKTELRIFDTIDATKVAVANEKFYANFEEGFIGTSLKKDQYLFDCSDIDDIITFRKDGSMKVVKVEAKTFIGKDILHVAVWKKNDKRTVYNMIYREGREGPYYMKRFSVTGVTRNTDYPLASDKKGSETLYFSANPNGEAETVTVLLKPNPRIRKNKMDIDFSELAIKGRDSKGNLVTKYSVKKVDLKEEGVSTLAPRRIWFDETVRRLNADVRGTLLGSFKGDDKILTINTNGEAKLVSFDLGNRFDDEYLVLEKWKPQQPVTCIYYDGEKEIYFIKRFLLENNTNPQTFMPSEHSKSFIESIIVANNATAEIIFAKDKGKERDPETINIDEFIAVKGIKAIGNQFTKFKVKSINITIPEPEEEEPEVYEEPERFEGDDDGGTIGDLFQSDENTEN